The proteins below are encoded in one region of Belonocnema kinseyi isolate 2016_QV_RU_SX_M_011 chromosome 3, B_treatae_v1, whole genome shotgun sequence:
- the LOC117170290 gene encoding large subunit GTPase 1 homolog isoform X1: MGKKNKGTYLGRTLIKDRFGPRKIRRDDDSMLHTADINDGYDWGRLNLQSVTEESSFQEFLSTAELAGTEFHAEKLNIKFVNPKSGIGLLSKEEREKVLESHEKNRILLKIPRRPTWNESTTAQELQSREKEEFLEWRRGLVQLQESQDLMLTPYEKNLEFWRQLWRVIERSDVVVQIVDARNPLIFRCDDLEKYVKEVNPEKMNVILINKADFLTDKQRQIWADYFSNIGIRVAFFSATLAAEKESIEEESEECLESDNESESSDESENERENESDNESEYTSDFAVESVYESAESSPELNESPCPTPELIKSPESLSELKSSEGEGPEINENFTNSPELLNRDELISLFKTIYRGKTYTEGVTTIGLVGYPNVGKSSTINALLMSKKVSVSATPGKTKHFQTLFVDKDLLLCDCPGLVMPSFVCTKAEMILNGILPIDQMRDQVPPVTLLGTLIPRHVIEDTYGIMIPLPIEGEDPDRPPTAEEILNSYGYNRGFMTNNGQPDNPRSARYLLKDYVNGKLLYCVAPPTLSQEEFHEFPQRKKAFSVNKQLPQATVRATRGLKTTTEDIDKVFFQNRATGVHVRGVQKIASTNSLPDGVSISDLGSIHSLDKPWKKINKHSNKKKREKSRRLYAHLDQH, from the exons atgggCAAGAAGAATAAAGGTACATATCTCGGTCGAACTTTAATAAAAGATCGTTTCGGACCCAGAAAAATCAGAAGAGATGACGATTCGATG CTACATACCGCAGACATCAATGATGGATACGACTGGGGTCGTCTCAATCTCCAATCAGTAACCGAAGAAAGTTCTTTCCAAGAATTTCTTTCAACGGCCGAGCTCGCTGGCACCGAATTCCATGCCGAGAAGTTGAATATCAAGTTCGTCAATCCAAAAAGCGGAATAGGTCTCCTCTCCAAGGAAGAACGAGAAAAGGTTTTAGAATCTCACGAAAAGAACAGAATCCTGCTAAAAATACCTAGAAGACCAACATGGAACGAATCGACCACAGCTCAAGAATTGCAGTCCAGGGAGAAAGAAGAATTTCTGGAATGGAGGCGAGGTTTGGTTCAGCTTCAAGAATCGCAGGATTTAATGCTCACGCCCTACgaaaaaaatctagaattctGGAGACAACTTTGGCGTGTGATAGAAAGAAGTGATGTCGTCGTGCAAATCGTGGATGCTCGTAATCCTCTTATATTTCGGTGCGATGACTTGGAGAAGTACGTCAAGGAAGTCAATCCCGAAAAGATGAACGTGATCCTAATTAATAAAGCTGATTTTCTTACCGATAAACAAAGACAGATTTGGGCTGATTATTTCTCAAATATCGGCATTCGTGTTGCTTTCTTTTCTGCCACATTAGCAGCAGAAAAAGAATCGATTGAAGAGGAATCTGAGGAGTGCCTGGAAAGCGATAACGAGAGCGAGAGTTCAGATGAAAGTGAAAATGAAAGGGAAAACGAAAGCGATAATGAATCAGAGTACACATCCGATTTTGCAGTCGAATCCGTTTACGAAAGTGCAGAATCGTCGCCAGAATTAAACGAAAGTCCATGTCCAACGCCAGAGTTAATCAAAAGTCCAGAATCATTGTCAGAATTGAAGTCTTCAGAGGGAGAAGGTccggaaataaatgaaaatttcactaattctcCAGAATTATTGAACCGAGATGAACTCATTTCACTCTTCAAAACGATTTACAGAGGAAAAACCTACACGGAAGGAGTCACAACGATCGGATTAGTTGGATATCCAAACGTTGGAAAGAGTTCTACCATAAACGCGCTTTTAATGAGCAAAAAAGTCTCCGTATCAGCCACTCCAGGCAAAACGAAGCACTTCCAGACTCTTTTCGTGGATAAGGATTTACTACTCTGCGATTGTCCGGGACTCGTGATGCCCAGTTTCGTTTGCACAAAAGCGGAGatgattttaaatggaattttaccGATCGATCAGATGAGAGATCAAGTTCCACCCGTCACTTTATTAGGAACTTTGATTCCAAGGCATGTTATTGAGGACACATATGGTATCATGATCCCCTTGCCGATTGAGGGAGAAGATCCTGATCGTCCACCCACTGCTGAGGAGATTTTAAACTCCTACGGAT acaACCGAGGTTTTATGACGAATAACGGACAGCCTGATAATCCGCGTTCAGCACGTTACCTTCTGAAAGACTATGTAAACGGAAAACTCTTATACTGTGTAGCTCCTCCAACTCTATCCCAggaagaatttcatgaatttcctcAGAGGAAAAAAGCTTTTTCGGTTAATAAGCAACTGCCCCAAGCGACCGTAAGAGCCACAAGGGGACTTAAAACCACGACTGAAGATATAGACAAGGTTTTCTTCCAAAACCGAGCAA
- the LOC117170290 gene encoding large subunit GTPase 1 homolog isoform X2: protein MGKKNKGTYLGRTLIKDRFGPRKIRRDDDSMLHTADINDGYDWGRLNLQSVTEESSFQEFLSTAELAGTEFHAEKLNIKFVNPKSGIGLLSKEEREKVLESHEKNRILLKIPRRPTWNESTTAQELQSREKEEFLEWRRGLVQLQESQDLMLTPYEKNLEFWRQLWRVIERSDVVVQIVDARNPLIFRCDDLEKYVKEVNPEKMNVILINKADFLTDKQRQIWADYFSNIGIRVAFFSATLAAEKESIEEESEECLESDNESESSDESENERENESDNESEYTSDFAVESVYESAESSPELNESPCPTPELIKSPESLSELKSSEGEGPEINENFTNSPELLNRDELISLFKTIYRGKTYTEGVTTIGLVGYPNVGKSSTINALLMSKKVSVSATPGKTKHFQTLFVDKDLLLCDCPGLVMPSFVCTKAEMILNGILPIDQMRDQVPPVTLLGTLIPRHVIEDTYGIMIPLPIEGEDPDRPPTAEEILNSYGYNRGFMTNNGQPDNPRSARYLLKDYVNGKLLYCVAPPTLSQEEFHEFPQRKKAFSVNKQLPQATVRATRGLKTTTEDIDKVFFQNRATGVHVRGLSQGMHLANNYENNLCFSDLGSIHSLDKPWKKINKHSNKKKREKSRRLYAHLDQH, encoded by the exons atgggCAAGAAGAATAAAGGTACATATCTCGGTCGAACTTTAATAAAAGATCGTTTCGGACCCAGAAAAATCAGAAGAGATGACGATTCGATG CTACATACCGCAGACATCAATGATGGATACGACTGGGGTCGTCTCAATCTCCAATCAGTAACCGAAGAAAGTTCTTTCCAAGAATTTCTTTCAACGGCCGAGCTCGCTGGCACCGAATTCCATGCCGAGAAGTTGAATATCAAGTTCGTCAATCCAAAAAGCGGAATAGGTCTCCTCTCCAAGGAAGAACGAGAAAAGGTTTTAGAATCTCACGAAAAGAACAGAATCCTGCTAAAAATACCTAGAAGACCAACATGGAACGAATCGACCACAGCTCAAGAATTGCAGTCCAGGGAGAAAGAAGAATTTCTGGAATGGAGGCGAGGTTTGGTTCAGCTTCAAGAATCGCAGGATTTAATGCTCACGCCCTACgaaaaaaatctagaattctGGAGACAACTTTGGCGTGTGATAGAAAGAAGTGATGTCGTCGTGCAAATCGTGGATGCTCGTAATCCTCTTATATTTCGGTGCGATGACTTGGAGAAGTACGTCAAGGAAGTCAATCCCGAAAAGATGAACGTGATCCTAATTAATAAAGCTGATTTTCTTACCGATAAACAAAGACAGATTTGGGCTGATTATTTCTCAAATATCGGCATTCGTGTTGCTTTCTTTTCTGCCACATTAGCAGCAGAAAAAGAATCGATTGAAGAGGAATCTGAGGAGTGCCTGGAAAGCGATAACGAGAGCGAGAGTTCAGATGAAAGTGAAAATGAAAGGGAAAACGAAAGCGATAATGAATCAGAGTACACATCCGATTTTGCAGTCGAATCCGTTTACGAAAGTGCAGAATCGTCGCCAGAATTAAACGAAAGTCCATGTCCAACGCCAGAGTTAATCAAAAGTCCAGAATCATTGTCAGAATTGAAGTCTTCAGAGGGAGAAGGTccggaaataaatgaaaatttcactaattctcCAGAATTATTGAACCGAGATGAACTCATTTCACTCTTCAAAACGATTTACAGAGGAAAAACCTACACGGAAGGAGTCACAACGATCGGATTAGTTGGATATCCAAACGTTGGAAAGAGTTCTACCATAAACGCGCTTTTAATGAGCAAAAAAGTCTCCGTATCAGCCACTCCAGGCAAAACGAAGCACTTCCAGACTCTTTTCGTGGATAAGGATTTACTACTCTGCGATTGTCCGGGACTCGTGATGCCCAGTTTCGTTTGCACAAAAGCGGAGatgattttaaatggaattttaccGATCGATCAGATGAGAGATCAAGTTCCACCCGTCACTTTATTAGGAACTTTGATTCCAAGGCATGTTATTGAGGACACATATGGTATCATGATCCCCTTGCCGATTGAGGGAGAAGATCCTGATCGTCCACCCACTGCTGAGGAGATTTTAAACTCCTACGGAT acaACCGAGGTTTTATGACGAATAACGGACAGCCTGATAATCCGCGTTCAGCACGTTACCTTCTGAAAGACTATGTAAACGGAAAACTCTTATACTGTGTAGCTCCTCCAACTCTATCCCAggaagaatttcatgaatttcctcAGAGGAAAAAAGCTTTTTCGGTTAATAAGCAACTGCCCCAAGCGACCGTAAGAGCCACAAGGGGACTTAAAACCACGACTGAAGATATAGACAAGGTTTTCTTCCAAAACCGAGCAA